Proteins from one Arthrobacter sp. DNA4 genomic window:
- a CDS encoding cysteine hydrolase family protein yields MANTPLAAGDTALLLVDLQNDNAHPEGAFASFGAADHAREQGLVSHVRQLLEWARSNSMPVIHNRIVFYPGGNYGGTNAPIFRMIGPESLKLGSWGADALEGLEALPDEPVLIRNRMSSFNGTGLDVLLRNSGVSTVIVAGVWTNMAVEHTVRDAADHGYRAVLVTDATSSINGDWHEAALSYALTNIAELQTTAEITGSTA; encoded by the coding sequence ATGGCCAACACTCCCCTTGCTGCCGGCGATACAGCACTACTGCTGGTAGATCTTCAGAATGACAACGCCCACCCAGAGGGCGCTTTCGCCTCATTCGGGGCAGCCGACCACGCGCGTGAGCAGGGCCTGGTTTCCCACGTGCGGCAATTGCTCGAGTGGGCACGAAGCAATTCAATGCCGGTCATCCACAACCGGATCGTGTTTTACCCCGGTGGCAACTATGGCGGCACCAACGCCCCTATCTTCCGAATGATCGGCCCGGAGTCGCTGAAACTCGGCTCCTGGGGCGCCGATGCCCTGGAAGGCTTGGAGGCGCTTCCGGACGAGCCCGTCCTGATCCGCAACCGCATGAGCAGCTTCAACGGCACCGGCCTGGACGTGCTGCTGCGGAATTCGGGGGTTAGCACGGTTATTGTGGCAGGCGTTTGGACCAATATGGCCGTGGAACATACGGTGCGTGACGCGGCGGACCACGGCTATCGAGCGGTACTCGTGACAGATGCGACGTCGAGCATCAACGGGGACTGGCACGAGGCGGCTCTATCGTATGCCTTGACGAACATCGCCGAGCTCCAAACAACCGCGGAAATCACCGGGTCGACTGCCTGA